One Chitinophagales bacterium genomic window carries:
- a CDS encoding CoA-binding protein, giving the protein MKKKTLVIGASPHPSRYAYLAVSRLAASGHAVIALGNKPGFIGNIPIETERKPFTDVHTVTLYIHPSIQKTYYNYILEVIRPKRIIFNPGTENQELKEMASKRNIEVLEACTLVLLSTAQY; this is encoded by the coding sequence TTGAAAAAGAAAACTTTGGTAATCGGGGCATCGCCTCATCCCAGTCGTTACGCATACCTTGCCGTAAGTCGCCTGGCAGCCTCCGGTCACGCAGTGATTGCCTTGGGTAACAAGCCTGGCTTCATTGGTAATATCCCGATAGAAACAGAAAGAAAACCTTTTACTGATGTGCACACCGTAACACTATATATCCATCCATCTATTCAGAAAACTTACTATAACTACATTCTAGAAGTTATTCGTCCCAAGCGCATCATCTTCAATCCGGGAACAGAAAATCAGGAATTAAAAGAAATGGCTTCCAAACGAAACATAGAAGTGCTGGAAGCATGTACGCTTGTTCTCCTTTCTACTGCGCAATACTAA